In Nitrospira sp., the following are encoded in one genomic region:
- a CDS encoding tetratricopeptide repeat protein, whose translation MYVRTGVVILSVVAWTACGGPEERKAKYFARASEYIQAANYPKARVAIRNVLKIDPKDAEAYVLFARVEEKEKNWRNAVQLYQEAVRLDPGHTAALITLGKYYLEARLTEQVVETADTVLKKEPKHPQANALKIASQAMTKEAVPSAILKAEALAKEFPTEPDVAILLGTLYDQRRRYRDAEATLRRALGAHPKDLDLLNNLTRVLTQANDVDGAETVIRRMIDAEPESIDHRLRLVRFYVQQAAYEKAEAVLRNAVVLDLNSEQRRLLLADYFMSRKDVASAERVLLEAVAQLPHSSQLQFGIATIYRKTGQDAKARERYAALVQEYKDKPVGSEAKVKLAEMDFQAGKQIEAERQVQEVLGDNPRSSDGLTLLGRVALARRNGKDAVQAFRTVLHDQPELATVHFLLGQAYQLTGETNLAKESFERAVALYPDQVDANRSLAVLESRNGQYQQARVRLEDLLKQHPDDVAALDMVMTLDLVKKNWPEAEQTLGRIRHVAAGSHMALMAEGRLYEAQRRLNDAMNAYERATALVPNEPEPLLSLVRLEVALGHMARSQARLETLLAARPDHPFAHGLLGEVLSLSGAHEVAVPHYREAVRLNSKWMTPWLNWATSASRKNPDVAVQVLHEGLKANPDSEELHMLLASVHSEHGEIDLAMDAYETTLRLNPRNVLAANNLAILLVDHKGDLSSLQKAFALSRDFEKEAPHPLFIDTLGWVRFRMGQSEEAMRLMKDAVAKAPDIAVLNYHLGMALFQSGKRTEARTYLSKALKNSDSFEGRREAEQVLAQIRG comes from the coding sequence ATGTACGTGAGGACCGGCGTCGTGATTCTATCGGTGGTCGCATGGACGGCTTGTGGTGGTCCCGAGGAGAGAAAGGCAAAGTACTTCGCTCGCGCCAGTGAGTACATTCAGGCGGCCAACTATCCCAAGGCGCGTGTCGCCATCAGAAATGTGCTGAAAATAGACCCAAAGGATGCGGAAGCCTATGTCCTGTTTGCCCGTGTTGAGGAAAAGGAAAAGAATTGGCGTAACGCGGTCCAGCTCTATCAGGAAGCTGTCCGGCTGGATCCAGGTCACACCGCAGCGTTGATTACGTTGGGTAAGTACTACCTGGAAGCCAGGTTGACCGAACAGGTGGTGGAAACGGCAGATACGGTTCTGAAGAAGGAGCCAAAGCATCCTCAAGCGAATGCACTGAAGATCGCCTCACAGGCGATGACGAAGGAAGCTGTTCCTTCGGCGATTCTTAAAGCGGAGGCACTCGCGAAAGAGTTTCCAACAGAACCGGATGTCGCCATCCTTCTTGGCACGTTGTACGACCAGCGCCGACGCTATCGTGATGCCGAGGCCACGTTACGACGCGCGTTGGGTGCTCATCCGAAAGATCTGGATCTTCTGAACAACTTGACTAGAGTTTTGACACAGGCGAACGACGTCGACGGCGCGGAGACGGTTATTCGTCGAATGATTGACGCCGAGCCTGAGTCCATCGACCATCGGCTGAGGCTCGTTCGCTTCTATGTTCAACAGGCTGCCTACGAGAAAGCGGAAGCAGTTCTACGCAACGCGGTGGTGCTTGATCTGAACAGCGAGCAGCGCCGCCTTCTCTTGGCCGACTATTTTATGAGTAGGAAAGATGTTGCGTCTGCCGAACGAGTCTTGCTGGAAGCCGTCGCACAGTTGCCGCATTCGAGTCAACTTCAGTTCGGGATTGCCACGATTTACAGGAAGACCGGACAAGACGCAAAAGCCCGTGAGCGCTACGCCGCATTGGTTCAAGAGTACAAGGATAAGCCGGTCGGGTCGGAAGCCAAGGTGAAGTTGGCGGAGATGGACTTTCAGGCCGGCAAGCAGATCGAAGCTGAGCGGCAAGTGCAGGAGGTTTTAGGAGACAACCCCCGTTCTTCGGACGGCTTGACGCTTTTAGGACGTGTGGCGTTAGCCAGACGGAATGGAAAAGATGCGGTTCAGGCTTTTCGCACGGTCTTACATGATCAGCCTGAATTGGCAACGGTTCATTTTCTCCTTGGCCAGGCCTATCAGCTCACCGGAGAGACCAACCTTGCGAAAGAGAGTTTTGAGCGGGCCGTGGCTCTGTATCCTGACCAGGTCGATGCCAACCGGTCCCTCGCAGTACTGGAAAGTAGAAACGGTCAGTACCAGCAGGCACGTGTTCGACTGGAAGACCTGCTCAAACAGCATCCCGATGATGTTGCTGCCCTCGATATGGTGATGACGCTGGACCTGGTGAAGAAAAACTGGCCTGAAGCAGAACAGACCTTGGGACGGATCCGTCACGTCGCAGCCGGGAGTCACATGGCCTTGATGGCGGAAGGACGACTGTACGAGGCTCAACGTCGTTTGAATGACGCGATGAATGCCTATGAGCGTGCGACGGCGTTGGTTCCAAACGAACCCGAACCTCTCCTGTCTCTCGTGAGGCTTGAAGTGGCTCTAGGTCACATGGCCCGATCTCAGGCACGGCTGGAAACGCTCCTCGCGGCTCGTCCGGACCATCCGTTCGCCCACGGGTTGCTGGGAGAAGTATTGTCCCTGTCTGGAGCACATGAAGTCGCGGTTCCTCACTATCGCGAAGCCGTACGACTGAATTCAAAGTGGATGACGCCTTGGCTTAACTGGGCCACGTCGGCTTCTAGGAAGAACCCGGATGTGGCCGTACAGGTGCTACATGAGGGGCTCAAGGCCAACCCCGATAGTGAGGAGTTGCACATGCTCTTGGCCTCTGTGCACTCAGAGCATGGAGAGATCGATCTTGCGATGGACGCCTACGAGACGACTTTGCGGCTAAATCCTCGCAACGTTCTGGCGGCGAATAATCTGGCCATCTTGCTCGTGGACCACAAGGGTGATCTGTCAAGTCTGCAAAAGGCCTTCGCGCTCAGTCGAGATTTTGAGAAAGAGGCGCCACACCCGCTCTTTATCGACACCCTCGGCTGGGTGCGATTCCGAATGGGGCAATCGGAGGAGGCGATGCGACTGATGAAAGACGCCGTGGCCAAAGCACCCGACATTGCTGTCCTGAACTATCATCTTGGAATGGCATTGTTTCAGTCCGGTAAACGCACCGAGGCCCGTACCTATCTTTCAAAGGCGCTGAAGAATTCCGATTCGTTCGAGGGACGGCGGGAGGCAGAGCAAGTCCTTGCGCAGATAAGGGGGTAG
- a CDS encoding polysaccharide biosynthesis/export family protein has protein sequence MSRSVRSMVNGVLLATAVAITAMSAHAGDAMTVGLVSQVEPGYRLGAEDIMLVSVWKDEQLTREVVVRPDGMFSFPLVGDIQAEDRTVEDIRGDLVKRLTKYIPNANVSVAVTKVISYKVYVVGRVNKPGEYLIGHYTDVLQALSLAGGLTPFAAENDIKVLRRVRGEQHAIPFRYGDVRKGRDLEQNIILQRGDVVMVP, from the coding sequence ATGTCTCGATCTGTGCGATCGATGGTGAACGGGGTACTACTGGCCACGGCCGTCGCAATAACGGCGATGTCTGCTCATGCCGGGGATGCGATGACTGTCGGGCTGGTGTCGCAAGTCGAACCAGGGTATCGGCTCGGCGCCGAGGATATCATGCTGGTATCGGTGTGGAAGGATGAACAGCTGACGCGAGAAGTCGTCGTCCGTCCGGACGGGATGTTTTCGTTTCCCCTCGTCGGCGATATCCAGGCGGAAGATCGAACAGTTGAGGACATTCGTGGCGACCTCGTGAAGCGGCTGACAAAGTATATTCCGAATGCCAATGTTTCGGTCGCGGTCACAAAAGTCATCAGTTACAAGGTGTACGTCGTCGGCCGAGTGAATAAGCCGGGTGAGTATTTGATCGGTCATTACACCGACGTGCTGCAGGCGCTCAGTCTTGCCGGTGGACTGACTCCGTTTGCAGCGGAGAACGATATCAAGGTCTTACGGCGGGTGAGGGGAGAACAACATGCCATTCCCTTTCGCTATGGAGATGTTCGGAAAGGCAGGGATTTGGAGCAAAATATCATTCTGCAGCGCGGTGACGTCGTCATGGTCCCCTGA
- a CDS encoding Wzz/FepE/Etk N-terminal domain-containing protein, protein MAQTHVSPQTSGPGMGVKDYIAAFHRRRKLILLTGLGLLASSLTLAFLWPPTYKSTATILIEEQEIPSDLVRSTITSYADQRIETIKQQIMSRTTLWKVVEQYDLYHDQRKNSPTEEIVKRFAKDLEVEVISADVVDKRTQHATKATIAFTVAYQNRSPELAQKVANELTSLFLGENLKSRERQAQETTSFLQQEAENLARHISDIDEKIAAFKQRANGALPELMPLNQQLMNQAERESMEVDQQVRSLEERKTYLEGELATIKPNTPILSVTGERILDSTERLRALRAEYAGAAANLSADHPDMIKMKQEIDALQRETGQAPDGEEASKRLIDARAALAAGLERLGSEHPDVLQTRRKISALELDVHRLSAVRNKVINQRPENPAYINLQAQLNSTTFSLEALRKTRLDIKRRLQEYATRLEKGPEIEPEYLVLTRDRDTSGQKYQDIRSKLLEAKVAEGLEVQRKGERFSLIDPPSLPEKPYKPNRLAIVLLGFILAAGGGAGLGAAAESLDHSIRTPDQLVALTQHFPLAVVPFMPNEADVSHAKLRRRIVQSAGIGAFGTVLLLLHVFVVPLDVLWFATLRRLGME, encoded by the coding sequence ATGGCACAGACACATGTTTCGCCACAGACATCTGGACCCGGCATGGGCGTGAAGGACTACATCGCGGCTTTTCATCGCCGTCGCAAGCTTATCCTCCTGACCGGTCTAGGACTCTTGGCGTCGTCCCTGACGTTAGCATTTCTCTGGCCGCCGACCTATAAGTCGACCGCGACCATCTTGATCGAGGAGCAGGAGATTCCATCCGACCTCGTACGATCGACGATTACGAGTTATGCCGATCAGAGGATTGAGACTATCAAACAACAGATCATGAGTCGAACGACCCTCTGGAAGGTGGTGGAACAGTACGATCTCTACCACGATCAACGGAAGAATAGTCCGACCGAAGAAATTGTTAAACGCTTCGCCAAGGACCTCGAGGTGGAAGTGATCAGTGCCGACGTCGTAGATAAACGCACACAGCACGCGACCAAGGCGACCATTGCCTTTACGGTGGCGTATCAAAATCGCTCTCCGGAATTGGCGCAGAAGGTGGCGAATGAGCTGACCAGCTTGTTCTTGGGCGAAAACCTGAAGAGCCGTGAACGCCAAGCCCAGGAAACCACCTCGTTCCTTCAGCAAGAAGCCGAAAATCTTGCTCGCCACATCAGCGACATCGATGAAAAGATCGCCGCGTTTAAACAGCGGGCCAACGGGGCGCTTCCGGAGTTGATGCCGTTGAATCAGCAGTTGATGAACCAAGCCGAGCGTGAATCAATGGAGGTCGACCAGCAGGTCCGAAGCCTCGAAGAACGCAAAACCTATCTCGAAGGGGAATTGGCGACGATCAAACCGAATACGCCCATCCTATCCGTGACCGGCGAGCGCATTTTGGATTCAACCGAGCGCTTACGCGCACTTCGAGCGGAGTATGCCGGCGCCGCGGCCAATCTGTCGGCGGATCATCCCGACATGATCAAGATGAAACAGGAGATCGATGCATTGCAAAGAGAGACAGGACAGGCCCCTGATGGGGAGGAGGCCTCGAAGCGACTCATCGATGCGCGCGCGGCATTGGCCGCCGGCTTAGAACGGTTGGGAAGTGAGCATCCGGACGTTCTGCAGACGCGGAGAAAAATCTCCGCTCTTGAGCTGGATGTCCATCGCCTCAGCGCCGTTCGAAACAAGGTGATCAATCAGCGTCCGGAAAATCCCGCCTATATCAATCTCCAGGCTCAGTTGAATTCCACAACATTCTCGTTGGAAGCATTGCGAAAAACTCGTCTGGACATCAAGCGTCGGCTACAGGAGTATGCGACACGCCTGGAAAAGGGGCCGGAGATTGAACCGGAGTATCTTGTTCTGACAAGGGATCGAGATACATCCGGACAAAAATATCAGGACATTCGATCAAAGTTGTTGGAGGCGAAGGTGGCCGAAGGTTTGGAGGTGCAACGGAAAGGCGAGCGCTTTTCCCTCATTGATCCACCGAGTCTTCCTGAAAAGCCTTATAAGCCGAACCGTTTGGCCATCGTACTACTTGGTTTCATCCTTGCCGCTGGTGGGGGAGCCGGCCTGGGAGCTGCAGCCGAGTCGCTCGACCATTCGATTCGGACGCCCGATCAACTGGTCGCCCTGACGCAGCATTTTCCCTTGGCAGTGGTTCCCTTTATGCCGAACGAAGCAGATGTGTCCCACGCAAAATTGCGACGGCGAATCGTTCAAAGTGCGGGGATCGGCGCGTTTGGAACCGTCCTGTTGCTGCTTCATGTATTTGTAGTCCCTTTGGATGTGCTGTGGTTTGCCACGCTGAGACGGTTGGGCATGGAGTAA
- a CDS encoding CpsD/CapB family tyrosine-protein kinase produces the protein MDRIRTALELYKGFKGSSSDGESPKRAARLSVPPSITYTRTRSLSIPHAVLHRHRVMAAHRKGPFVDAYKILRTQVTQRLRENGWNVVGVTSPGYGEGKTLTAVNLAVSLAMETTQTVLLVDSDLQDPTVHQVFGLKDCLGLADYLLDDQPVEDLLLHPGIGRFVLLPGGRAISNSTEILTSPKMVDLVEELKHRYPSRVVIFDLPPLLHTADVLAFSPYTDALLMVVEEGKTTGEELQRALALVKNFRPVLGTVLNKAGRSSLTLAEMRTMLAT, from the coding sequence ATGGATCGTATTCGTACCGCGCTTGAGCTGTATAAAGGTTTCAAAGGTTCCTCGTCTGACGGGGAGAGCCCGAAGCGGGCTGCCAGGCTATCGGTGCCGCCCTCGATCACCTATACACGAACCAGATCGCTGAGCATTCCGCATGCGGTGCTACACAGGCATCGGGTCATGGCGGCTCATCGCAAAGGACCGTTCGTCGATGCGTACAAGATCCTCCGAACACAGGTTACGCAGCGATTGCGAGAGAACGGGTGGAATGTGGTGGGAGTGACGAGCCCAGGTTACGGCGAAGGCAAGACGCTGACCGCCGTCAATTTGGCCGTGAGTTTAGCCATGGAAACAACACAGACGGTGCTTCTCGTCGACTCGGACTTGCAGGATCCCACCGTACATCAGGTATTCGGCTTGAAAGACTGTCTTGGCCTTGCCGACTACTTGTTGGACGATCAGCCGGTCGAGGATCTGCTCCTTCATCCCGGTATCGGGCGGTTCGTCTTGCTGCCCGGGGGGCGGGCGATCTCAAACTCCACCGAGATTTTGACCTCTCCCAAAATGGTGGACCTCGTGGAGGAGTTGAAACATCGGTATCCCTCCCGAGTCGTTATATTTGATCTCCCTCCATTGCTCCATACAGCGGATGTCTTGGCCTTCTCCCCCTACACAGACGCCCTTCTCATGGTGGTTGAGGAGGGAAAGACCACGGGTGAAGAGTTGCAGCGGGCTCTGGCGCTGGTCAAGAATTTCCGCCCTGTTCTGGGAACGGTGTTGAACAAGGCCGGCCGATCGTCTCTGACTCTTGCAGAGATGAGGACCATGTTGGCCACCTAG
- a CDS encoding AAA family ATPase has translation MYEAFYRFKAKPFALLPDSGFLYPGSEHQTAYSLLEYGILSQAPFMVLTGDPGMGKTSLLQKLIVEHGSKHKIGLVTNARYDIEQLLPWILLSLGLSTKRLDPIEAYHLFSEFLSQESKRSRRVILIVDEAQSLGTELLEELRLLSNMNDDKTLKLQIILSGQPGLHTLLRRFDMTQFAQRIVVDYHLKPLSDIETANCIRHRIRVAGGQPSLFTNKACALVHRLSQGNPRLINQVSDTALIYGYAEQASVITFKVVAQAAFDRSKGGILPLAAKEELAGLAAAPEDRSEMDDPISSPGETTVCAESSDDHLITSPDEDYTSAMALEEEGRLKEAVELFHSATRDKSMWFKANSHIGFCYVKMNEHHAAIQAFRTALEDPTAQQQDVFDVLYLLGRSLETIGRVDQALEVYHRVNQVTPIFRDVADRLRALERTLKQLSHKGKSVNEKCSWFSSVVDHVHRFLIDAQK, from the coding sequence ATGTACGAAGCATTTTATCGGTTCAAGGCTAAGCCATTCGCGCTCCTGCCGGACAGCGGTTTTCTCTATCCTGGCTCGGAGCACCAAACTGCCTACAGCCTCCTGGAGTACGGCATTCTGAGCCAGGCGCCGTTTATGGTGCTTACGGGTGATCCAGGCATGGGGAAAACCTCCCTGTTGCAAAAGCTCATCGTTGAGCATGGAAGCAAGCATAAAATCGGGCTGGTCACCAATGCCCGTTACGATATTGAGCAGCTCTTGCCGTGGATTCTGTTGTCCCTTGGGTTAAGCACCAAGCGGCTTGACCCGATCGAGGCCTATCATCTCTTTTCGGAGTTTCTGTCCCAGGAGTCGAAACGTTCACGGCGGGTCATTCTTATCGTTGATGAGGCCCAAAGTCTGGGCACTGAGCTGCTTGAAGAACTACGGTTGTTGTCCAACATGAACGACGACAAGACCCTCAAGCTGCAGATCATCCTTTCAGGCCAACCTGGTCTCCATACGTTGCTCCGTCGTTTCGATATGACTCAATTCGCACAGAGAATCGTCGTCGACTATCATCTGAAACCGCTCTCTGACATCGAGACCGCCAACTGTATTCGGCATCGAATACGAGTCGCCGGTGGACAACCGTCCCTCTTTACGAACAAGGCTTGTGCATTGGTGCATCGATTGAGTCAAGGGAACCCGCGACTGATCAATCAGGTGTCGGATACCGCCTTGATCTACGGGTATGCCGAACAAGCAAGCGTCATTACTTTCAAGGTGGTGGCCCAAGCAGCCTTTGATCGGAGCAAGGGAGGAATCCTTCCCTTGGCCGCGAAAGAGGAGTTGGCCGGACTTGCCGCGGCGCCGGAAGATCGCTCGGAAATGGATGATCCGATTTCGAGTCCAGGGGAGACCACTGTGTGCGCAGAATCGTCCGACGATCATCTGATAACTTCTCCGGACGAGGACTATACGAGCGCGATGGCGCTTGAAGAGGAAGGGCGATTGAAAGAGGCAGTAGAGTTGTTTCATTCAGCGACTAGAGACAAATCAATGTGGTTCAAGGCCAATTCACACATCGGATTCTGTTACGTCAAGATGAACGAGCATCATGCCGCGATACAGGCGTTTCGCACTGCCTTGGAGGATCCCACGGCCCAGCAGCAAGACGTCTTTGATGTGCTCTATCTATTGGGGCGCAGTCTTGAAACCATCGGGAGGGTCGACCAGGCGCTAGAAGTCTATCATCGCGTCAACCAGGTAACCCCAATATTTAGAGATGTCGCCGATCGGTTACGAGCGTTGGAGCGGACGCTGAAGCAATTGAGTCACAAGGGGAAATCCGTCAACGAAAAATGTTCTTGGTTCAGTAGCGTCGTGGATCATGTCCACCGCTTTCTCATCGACGCTCAGAAGTAG
- a CDS encoding tetratricopeptide repeat protein, translating to MSDSSKNLADPEVRSAERYERGLALKKAGLHKAAIEQLEMVAVDPLWAVKAYAQIGLCYKLSGRYEEAVPALQKALKAKPASPNETVQILYVLGRTLQSLGRVAEALEAYRWIRREDATYRDVADRIERLSSRRPTGATKKS from the coding sequence GTGTCGGATTCCAGCAAGAACCTAGCCGACCCTGAAGTGAGGTCTGCTGAACGCTATGAACGGGGACTCGCGCTGAAAAAAGCCGGGTTGCACAAGGCCGCGATCGAGCAGTTAGAAATGGTTGCTGTCGATCCACTATGGGCCGTGAAGGCGTACGCCCAGATCGGGCTGTGTTATAAATTGTCCGGCCGTTATGAGGAGGCCGTCCCGGCCTTGCAGAAAGCCCTCAAAGCCAAACCTGCGTCGCCGAATGAAACCGTTCAGATTCTCTATGTCCTAGGGCGTACGTTGCAATCTTTGGGTCGCGTGGCGGAAGCGCTGGAAGCCTATCGCTGGATCAGGCGGGAGGATGCGACCTATCGGGATGTCGCTGATCGTATTGAGCGGCTGAGCTCCCGCCGCCCGACAGGGGCTACGAAAAAGAGCTAG
- a CDS encoding histidine phosphatase family protein: MDCILIRHGIAVEPDEWEGAEENRPLTEKGKNRARQAAEGLAGLDCKPTHIFTSPFVRAYDTARLIRAVVCPTVKVETREELAVGAKAELLVGLFHTLPSDAVVVCVGHEPQLGEAVSLLLCGKTLPNFPLKKAGAAYLEAADGLRPGQGRLCWLLQPMQLRTIGKRTHGKKRLGQD; this comes from the coding sequence ATGGATTGTATTCTGATTCGTCACGGGATCGCGGTAGAGCCTGATGAGTGGGAAGGGGCGGAGGAGAATCGCCCGCTCACCGAAAAGGGAAAGAATCGCGCCAGGCAGGCTGCCGAAGGGTTGGCTGGGCTTGACTGTAAGCCGACTCACATATTCACGAGTCCCTTCGTGCGGGCGTACGATACAGCGAGGCTGATACGCGCTGTCGTCTGTCCAACTGTGAAGGTCGAGACGCGGGAAGAGTTGGCGGTCGGAGCAAAGGCTGAGCTGCTGGTTGGATTGTTCCACACTCTCCCGTCGGATGCTGTGGTGGTCTGTGTGGGGCATGAACCTCAGCTCGGTGAAGCGGTCAGCCTGTTGCTCTGTGGAAAAACCCTTCCGAACTTTCCACTTAAGAAGGCGGGGGCCGCCTATCTTGAGGCTGCGGACGGTCTTAGACCTGGCCAGGGTCGGCTGTGCTGGCTGCTTCAGCCGATGCAGCTGCGGACCATAGGCAAGCGAACGCATGGCAAGAAACGGCTGGGACAGGATTAA
- the tmk gene encoding dTMP kinase produces the protein MTEPHLLKTACHPYPGKLIIVEGIDGSGKSTQLQLLHKWLESKGHKVFFTEWNSSALVKETTKRGKKSKSLTPTTFSLLHATDFASRLYHQILPPLKAGMLVLADRYMYTAFARDVVRGVANEWVRKLYAFAIKPDMAFYFKVPIEVAISRLSRGTRGHFKYYEAGMDMDLSPDITESFRLFQSRILAEYNKLVDEYGLLTMDATQDIETQQEHMRALVEEALRGYKPRRGTYGRRTLFWRRFEVPRSE, from the coding sequence ATGACTGAGCCTCACCTACTCAAGACAGCCTGTCACCCTTACCCAGGGAAGTTGATCATCGTCGAAGGCATCGACGGGTCAGGCAAAAGTACTCAACTGCAACTACTGCATAAGTGGCTCGAGTCCAAGGGGCACAAGGTATTCTTTACCGAATGGAATTCCTCGGCACTCGTGAAAGAAACCACCAAACGAGGGAAAAAATCGAAGAGCCTCACCCCAACAACGTTCAGCTTGCTGCATGCCACTGACTTTGCCAGTCGGCTCTATCATCAGATTCTCCCTCCCCTGAAGGCAGGCATGCTTGTCCTGGCCGATCGCTATATGTATACGGCGTTTGCGCGCGATGTGGTACGAGGCGTGGCGAACGAGTGGGTACGGAAACTCTACGCATTTGCGATCAAGCCGGATATGGCGTTTTATTTCAAAGTCCCCATCGAAGTCGCCATCTCTCGGCTCTCGCGAGGAACTCGTGGCCACTTCAAGTACTATGAAGCCGGTATGGACATGGATCTGAGCCCGGACATCACGGAAAGTTTCCGACTCTTTCAATCACGGATTCTCGCCGAATACAACAAGCTCGTCGACGAATATGGTCTGTTGACGATGGATGCGACCCAAGACATCGAGACCCAGCAGGAACACATGAGGGCGCTGGTGGAAGAAGCGCTCCGTGGCTACAAACCAAGACGAGGCACCTATGGCCGACGCACGCTTTTTTGGCGACGGTTTGAAGTACCTAGATCCGAGTGA
- a CDS encoding Ppx/GppA phosphatase family protein codes for MSKLAVIDIGTNSIHMLLAEILPDASFKILDRFKDITRLGNGVFATRRLSDEAMARALEVLKTLVTLARNKGFDRIVAVATSAVREAQNGGDFVALIMEHMGLRVRVISGTEEARLIFLGVKHSIALPDGPTLVVDIGGGSVELIVGNREGLIHGKSLKLGAIRLAEQFLPKTPPSELMMHAMDDAVLAHLRDALGSFKMKTFQSLIATSGMAGNVGEVIHLRQTGRPLPQHNLATILLKDIRSLEAELAKSSVKARLAIPGLDPKRVDTLLPTAVVLRCLLELSGLNEITLCDRAIREGVIYDFIVRHREGLKAERDIPDVRRRNVIGLARRCHAPEAHSLHVADLALGLFDQTKQEHRLGQQERTWLEYAAILHDVGYLINPRQHHKHAYYLIKNSDLGGLTAEEIDVVANIARYHRRALPSLKHEALACLTPRLQRVVKILASLLRIADGLDRTHFSLVQALSVKFGKQITIEVHLTGDAEMELWAAKSRADLFEQVFRRRVQFSGLLKTDRS; via the coding sequence GTGTCTAAGCTCGCCGTCATCGACATCGGGACAAACTCCATTCATATGTTGCTGGCTGAGATTCTCCCCGATGCCAGTTTCAAGATACTGGACCGTTTCAAGGACATCACCAGGCTGGGTAACGGCGTCTTTGCCACAAGGCGGCTTTCGGACGAAGCCATGGCCCGTGCGTTGGAAGTCCTGAAAACGTTGGTCACGCTCGCCCGCAACAAGGGATTCGACCGCATCGTCGCAGTCGCGACCAGTGCCGTGCGCGAAGCCCAAAACGGCGGTGATTTCGTCGCCTTGATCATGGAGCACATGGGTCTGAGGGTGCGGGTCATCAGTGGGACAGAAGAAGCCCGACTGATTTTCTTGGGCGTCAAGCACAGCATCGCCCTCCCGGACGGACCGACATTGGTCGTCGACATCGGGGGCGGCTCCGTGGAATTGATCGTCGGGAATCGAGAAGGCTTGATTCACGGCAAGAGTCTCAAACTCGGAGCGATCCGTTTAGCTGAGCAATTCCTTCCCAAAACTCCGCCGTCTGAGTTGATGATGCATGCCATGGACGATGCCGTGCTCGCCCATCTGCGCGACGCGCTCGGATCATTCAAGATGAAGACGTTTCAGTCATTGATCGCCACCTCCGGCATGGCCGGGAATGTCGGTGAAGTCATTCATCTCCGTCAAACCGGACGACCGTTGCCACAGCATAATCTCGCGACGATTCTGCTGAAGGATATCCGCTCTCTCGAAGCCGAGTTGGCGAAGTCATCGGTCAAAGCTCGGTTGGCGATTCCCGGTCTAGACCCCAAGCGGGTCGACACGTTGTTGCCGACCGCCGTGGTCCTCAGATGTCTGCTGGAGCTGTCCGGCCTCAACGAGATCACGCTCTGCGACAGGGCGATTCGAGAGGGTGTCATCTATGATTTTATCGTGCGGCACCGAGAAGGGCTGAAAGCTGAACGTGATATTCCCGACGTTCGTCGTCGAAACGTGATCGGCCTTGCCCGGCGCTGCCATGCACCGGAGGCTCATTCACTGCATGTGGCCGACTTGGCACTGGGTCTGTTCGATCAAACCAAGCAGGAACATCGCTTAGGGCAGCAAGAGCGCACCTGGCTGGAGTACGCAGCCATTCTGCACGATGTCGGATATCTCATCAATCCGAGACAACATCACAAACACGCGTATTATCTCATCAAGAATAGTGACTTGGGTGGATTGACGGCTGAGGAAATCGACGTGGTCGCCAACATCGCCCGCTACCACCGGCGAGCTCTGCCGTCGTTGAAGCACGAAGCACTCGCCTGTCTGACACCCCGCTTGCAACGTGTGGTCAAGATCCTTGCCTCGTTGCTCCGGATCGCCGACGGGCTCGATCGGACGCATTTCTCGCTCGTTCAGGCACTGAGTGTCAAATTCGGGAAACAGATTACCATTGAAGTTCATTTGACAGGAGATGCTGAAATGGAATTGTGGGCCGCGAAGAGCAGAGCCGACCTGTTCGAGCAGGTCTTCCGTCGACGTGTCCAGTTCTCCGGACTACTGAAAACCGATCGATCATGA